AAGAGCAGACGTGACTGAAAAATACGGCAACAAAATAGTATCGTTCCGTTCAATAATGGAAATTTTAGAAGAAAACTAAATCTCAACTATACTGAGCAGCTTTTAAAATAATCTGCTTCTCTAACAACTTAAATGAAAATTACAACTACGCCTATTGAGGGCCTTTTAATTATCGAACCTCGAATTTTCAACGATAATCGTGGCTACTTTTACGAGAGCTATAACAAAAACAGTTTTATTGAAGCCGGAATTACTGCTGAGTTTGTGCAAGACAATCAGTCGAAATCGCAAAAAGGCGCATTAAGAGGTTTGCATTTTCAAGCCCCTCCTTTCGCCCAAGGAAAATTAGTAAGAGTTATTCAAGGAAGGGTGTTGGATGTTGCAGTGGACATTCGTAAAGATTCATCCACCTTTGGTCAGTCTTTCAGCATTGAACTCAGTGGCGAAAATCAGTTGCAATTTTGGATACCTGAAGGATTTGCACATGGCTTTGTAACATTGGAAGAGGACACCATTTTTAGCTATAAATGCACCAACTTTTACAACAAGCAATCTGAAGGTGGTATTATTTGGAATGACCCAGATTTAAATATTAACTGGGGAAGCTCCGATATACTTGTTTCTGAAAAAGATCAGATCCTTCCCCAATTAAAAGACTTTACCAGTCCGTTTTAGACTAAAAATATTTAATTGTTAAGATAACGCCCGGGAATAGGATTTTCGGGCGTTTCTGCATTCCATGTTATATTTAATATCTTCCATTGCTGACCGTCAAACATCAACTGCAAGCTATTAATACCTCTTTGAAAAGGCTTCTCTTCATCTAGCTTATGGAAAGATTCATACGTTGAAAATACCTGTGCCATATTTCCGAAGATGTCTGTTTTTCTCGAAACTTCCTTTTCGAAAAAGCCTTGGTCTTTAGTTAACTTGCCCAGTCCTTCTAAGTACTGGGCCACTGACAAAGTCCTCCTGGCAGTCTTATTCTCTTTATTGACAAAAACAGGTATTAACCTGGCTTCAGGCACAAAAAAAGATTTAATCAAAGCAGTATCCCTCTGTTGTGCTGCAGGGCCTGAAATCGAAGCATATAAGCCCTTCAAAACTTTATCCAATTTATCTTCCTTTGACTGAGCAAATGCTGAGAATGAAATTAAAAACAGTAAGGAAAAATAAAAACGTTTCATCTGGATTAATTTTTGACTTGCAGTAATTTATAAATCTCATCCAACTTTGGCGAAAGAATGATTTCTATTCGACGATTTTTACTTTTTGCTTCAGTAGTATTTTCCATTGTGACAGGAATAAACTCCCCTCTTCCTGCCGCTTCAAGTTTTATGGGCTCTAGTTTTTGTACTTCAGTTAAATAGCGAACAACTGAAGTAGCACGAAGTACACTTAAGTCCCAGTTATCTTTTATTTGCCCTAGGTTTCGAACTTTAGCGTTATCTGTATGCCCCTCAACCAGGATATTAATATCAGGCTGAGTTTTTAGCACTTTTGCTAGCTCATCAAGCGCTTCTTTACCTTTAGTGTCGATAATTATACTTCCTGTATCAAAAAGCAATTTATCTGTTAAGGAAACAAATACCTTTCCATCTTTTACAGAAACTGTTAACCCACTCTCAGAAAAACCTAATAAGGCTTTTGACAATTTCTTTTGCAAGGCATTGGTAGCCTCATCTCTGCTCTTCAAAATAGCCTCAACTTCTCTTAAATTACGTTCACGGGCAGCTAAATCAGCTGAAAGCTTCTTTATTTCGCCTGAACTGTTATTTCGTAATGCGGTATAATCTTTAAAAAGCAGTTCATTTTGCTCCTGAGCTAAACGTAATTGATCACCTAAATTTGAAGTATCACCTTTCAGCTTATGATTCAAAGCTTGCAAACTATCTCCTTTTGAACCACAATCAGCTAATGTATTTTGAAGAGAATCACGTTCAGCAATCAGCTTTCTGTAATCTTTTTTACTTAATGCAACACATGATGTTAGTCCGATAACTGAACTAACCATCATTACCGGAACGATAAATGTTCTTTTCATACTATAAAATTTGCCGACTAAAATAATTAAACCTTTAAACTGATACACCTATTCGATGCAAAAAAACAGCGACAAACCACTGGTCTGCCGCTGCTCAAATAACGTATCTTTTAAACAGATATTTTAGCTCGAAATAGCATTAGTTAGAAATTGATTCAGCGGATATGCAGCTGCCCAAACATTTACTACAGCTTCAAGACCTGAAGGACTTAGAAGTTCCTTTTCATTTAATTGGGAAGAAACAGTATAGCTTTTCAATTTTAGTAACTCAATTTCAGGATGATCTGCAGGATAACCTTTCGGAGCAGTTTTTAATTTCTCTTCTTCATCCAATCCTTTAAAAAACTTCTGAAAAGCTTCTTCTTTTAAAATCGATTTAAAGTCATTGGCGTTATAATCAATTTCTTGTCTAATTGCTTTTACATGTTCAGCCTCAGGCATCCAATAGCCACCTGCAGCAAAACATTGCATTGGTTCAATATGCAAATAATAACAGGGTCCATTTACACCTTTTCCGAATGTACTTACTACAATACCGAAATTCTTTTTATAAGGTGATTTATCCTTACTGAAACGAACATCGCGATAAATCCTCATTATGCATTGCTTTGCTCTGATCCCTGTAACTGCAGGATCTATTTCAGCCATTTTAAGCAATACGGCATCAACAAAATCCTCAACATTCGATTTGGCCTCCTCGTATCGCCTTTTATTGGCCATAAACCATTCACGATTATTATTATCGGCTAGCTCTTTTAAAAAATCAAAGGTAGTTTGCTTAAGCATACTTTATTTAGAATAAGATTCGTCAAAGCGTACCGGAGAGAAAAAGTGCAGCATTAACACCCGGCCATACCTAAAATTAAACGGCATAAAGAAAATAATAGCGCCGATAATAATGCTCAAGTAGACCCAAGGAGACGGATCATTTAACAAAACGTATGTTGCCACCCCAAGCGTTACACTTTGTGCAACGTTTAATGCATAACTTACATACATTCCACCCCAAAAAAAGCCAGGCTCAATTTCGAAACGTAACCCACAAACCGGGCAGTTTTGATGCATTTTTTGATACTCGAGTAAATTATACGTTGAATGTGAGAATATTTTACCCTGCCTACAACGCGGGCACTTTTGTTCTACTATAGCTTGAAATTTAGAAATCGCCATTTTATTGATTGGTTTTGCAAATCCTTATCCAATCACAAAAATCAACAGCACTACACAGACAGGATTTTGCAGAGAATATAAACAGAAGAATCCGTTCCCGGATTCTTCTGTTAGTTAAGATTTAATTTCTGATCAGGAATATTGATGTTAATATTCTTTCTACGATAATTACGATACCACATAAGGCCAACACCTGCAACAGCAACATATGGTGCAGCTAACAAATACAGAATGCCATTATTCAGTCCACGACCTTTATTACCACCCTCGTTTATTGATGACTCTACAGATGATTTACACATCGGGCATTGTGCGTTTGCTGAAAAAGGCATTACCACAAAAAGAACTCCCGATAACATCAACGCAAGGATTAACTTCTTCATCATAACAAACTTATATCAACTTCAAAAATAAGGAATTATCTACTTAAAACGGTCTATTTTATATAATACGGAGAAATCATAAGGTAAACAACCACACCTGTAACTGTAACATACAACCAAATTGGGTAGCTCCAGCGCGTAATTTTACGATGTTTGGCAACTTCCATTTTCAGTCCCCAATAAAAAGATAACAACACCATTGGTAATACCAACGCTGCCAAGATAATGTGCGAAATTAATATTACCAGATAAATTGCTCGCATAGAACCAACTTGTGCAATTTCAGAAGCATCAAGCAATCCATCCCCATTTAAATCCCCAAATTTTGCTTCCTGCGGCGCCAACCAGTGATAAGCAATATAAGACACCAGAAACAAACTTGACAGGAAGAATGCGGTTAAATTTAACCTCTTATGCACAGCTATTCTCTTCTGTTTAATGAAATACAGCGATAGCATTAAAAGCACACTACACGTTCCGTTAATGAAAGCATTTAATTTAGGTAGAATAAGAATTGATGAAGGATCAACCATAGGAGCGGGAAGGACCTTTCGGTTCAATAATACTACCACCACAAATACAAAAACCGAAACTCCGGCAACAATTCGAAATAGTATTTTTTCAGACATAATTAAAACAGATAATAGAGTAAAGAAGCTAGGGATTAGAACAATAAAATCTACTTAAGAAGTATATCGTCTTCATCTCTAATCAATTCAACAGTTAACACTTTAACCTCATCCATTAAGGTGTCAATATTGAATCGATTTTCCATTTTGTACATCCCTCTGATACGATGCCGTCTGTCGAGCATTACATATCTACGAGTCGCAGTGTACTTTTGCAAAACAGTATCCTTCTTTACTTCAGTTAAAAGATATTGCTGATTGGCAATTGTTGCCAAAGAGTCAATTGGAGCATAAACCACTTTCCAGTTATCGTTCTTGTTACTATCAGCCAGCCATTGTTGATTACCGGCAAAAGTTACAAACAACACTTTAGGGTTTTTCTTAAAATACTGTACCAGCCGCCAGGTTTGCTCGTTCATGGCCTTATTACCAAAACTGTCATCGGTTACAAGAAAATTGGCCATGATGATTTTTCCAGTATCAGACAAAGGAAAAAATTGTACAGTATGGTATATCGTATCCTGTATTTTACGCCCTTTCTTTAAATGAAATGTAGAAGCCACTTCTTTAGGTCCGAAGACCGGAAGTGGCTTGTACATATTCTGACCCGACTTTAACAAAAAATAAGTTATAACCGGCAAAAGAAAGACAAAAAACAGGATAGCGGCTTTTTTTAAAAGACTTATCCGAGTTGTCATATTTATTTCAATATGGGCAATAAATAATTCCCCTCAATAATCATCAGGGTTACAAAATAAATCAGGAACACCATTGGTAATACTACGCTAATGATTAACCCGATTTTTTCGAATTTAAGGTGCATGAAATAAGCCACAATGTAAGCAGCTTTTACAATCGTTAAAGCGATATAAAGAAAGTTCCCGATTTCTTGAGAAATCAAACCGTGAGGAATGCAGTATAAAGCAATGATAAACTCTATAATGGTTACACTCAATAAGATGAAAAACACTTTCCAGATCAATGCTTTTGACATTGATTCATGCTCATCATGATGTTCGTGAGCTACAGTAGATTCGTGTGCCGACATTTTATATAGAATTCAGAGTTAACAAATTAAACAAGATAAAACAAGGTAAATACGAATACCCAAACTAAGTCTACAAAGTGCCAGTATAAACCAACCTTTTCAACCATTAAATAGTGTCCGCGACGCTCGTAAGTTCCAACTAGCACATTCACTAAGATGATAATGTTGATTATCACACCAGTAAATACGTGAAATCCGTGAAATCCAGTAATTACAAAGAACAACTGACCAAATTGTACTGCTCCGGTACTTCCATCAGCATTCATAAATGGATTGTGGTGTAAGGTCATTCCTTCGTGAATAAGGTGACTCCACTCCCAAGCCTGACAGCCTAAGAAAGTCAAACCTCCTAATACCGTTAAGAACAGCCATTTAGTTACCTCACTTTTAGAGTTGCGATGACCGGCTTCAACAGCCAATACCATGGTTACAGAACTAAAGATAAGGATGAAGGTCATGATACCCACAAATACTAGCGGATAGTCAGCATGAACACCTGGTACTGATTTAAAAACTACATCAGGATCAGGCCAGCTATGGCTTTTGAAGCGCATTGCGCCATAAAAAATCAATAATGCAGAAAAAGTAAACACGTCTGACAAGAGGAAAAACCACATCATCAGCTTGCCATATTCCACAGAGAAAGGAGATTTTCCGCCACTCCATGGTCCCGCTTTAACTTCTTCTAATTTTGCAACAGTACTCATCGATTAAATTTTAGTGGTTCAAAAGTAAAAAAACGTATAAATAAATCCATAAAATATCCAGAAAATGCCAGAAGATAGAAGCAAGTTCTAATCTAAGCATATTCTTAACTTGGGCAATATTACGATACACACCAATCAAAGGAGCCGCTAAAACGGCTATACCTACAAGTATGTGTGCTCCGTGCATCCCTGAAATAACGTATAAGAACGACCCTGAAGGATTTCCAACAAAGTATACTTTATTAGCAATCATTTGCTGCCAAGATAGCCACTGACAAACCAAAAAGGCCACTCCTAAGGCGATTGTTAACCATAAAGCCAATTTTTGTTTTTCAAAATTTAACTTTTTACCTGATAAGTAAGCCCATTGCATTGTTCCACTGCTGGCAACAATAATTACAGTTGAAAGAATGAACAAACTAGGTAAATTATATTCTGTCCAGTTTCCTTCAGCTTTACGCACAATAAAACCTGATGTAAATGCAGCAAACAGCATTATACTGGCTACAATAATCAACCACAATACGAACTTGATTGGTCTTACATTAAGTTTAGTTTCTTCCGTATTCATCACACTAGTTTGCATACTAAATCTTATCTACTAACATCATTACTTGTATTACCATGATATACAGAAAACCTGTAAGCATCACTTTCTTTGCAGACGGCGTATCACAATTCTTTACCAGTCTATATGCCGGCACTAAGGCCCATACACCCATAATAATAGCTGCTACAAGGTAAATCTGTCCAACAAAATTATAACTGTACAATAACACACTCACCGGAATTTGAATAATGGATGAAGCCATAATCCAATAAGCACTAGCTTTAGTCGTTCCTGAAAGCGAAGGCAATAAATAGAATCCTGCTTTGTTATAATCCTCATTCAACAACCAGGCAATGGCCCAAAAGTGGGTAAACTGCCATATAAACTGAACGGCGAATAACAAACCTGGCTCCATGCCAAAATGGTTAGCACTTGCTACATAGCCTAATAAAGGTGGCATTGCTCCTGGAATCGCACCAACGAAAACAGCCAGGCGAGACACTTGCTTTAATGGCGTATAAATAAATGCATACGACAATAATGAAAATAAGCCAAAGAACGCTGTAAGGTAATTTACATGATAGCCTAAAATCAATACGCCTCCAATGCCCATTAATAAACTGGCAATAAGCGCCTCTCCAACCGACATACGGCCTGATGGAAGAGGACGATCGTGCGTACGACGCATAAACTTATCAAGATTACGCTCCAACAACTGATTAAATCCATTTGCTGAACCTGTAACTAAAAATCCCCCAACAATTAATGAAATAAACTTCGACCAATCCATTACCTCAACACCCTTATCGGCATAGAGATAAGAAATAGCAGCCGTAAACACGACAAGAGAGCTCAAACGCATTTTCACCAAAGCTGCATAATCAGCATATTTGGCTGCAATTACGGTTGAAATATCGGCTTTAACTGATTTTTCTAACAACACGTTTCTATACTTTAGTGGCAACACTTGCTGTTGCCTTAATTCTTAACAAACATAAAACAGCCCAAAACTGCACTCCAAACATCAAAGAACCAAAAACAAGATGCATTGTTTGAAAAGCTGGCGGTAAAGCCATCCAAGCCAAAACAACACCCGTTAAAATCTGTGCAAAAACTAAAAACAGATTGTATTTGATCAACTTTGCAACCGCATTATCAGTATTCTTTCTTATTTGATAAAACAGAAGACCTGTTATTACCACAACAAGAATAGCTAACTCCCGATGTGAGTAAAACAAAAAACCTACACGGTTTACCCATTGCTCTCTTCCAGCATAGTTTAACACAGCTGCAATCTCATCAATAGTCTCACGAACCTGAGTTCCTATTAACATTTGAACTATTGTTAATGCTAGAAGCACCCCGATTAACCACTTCACACGCTTGAGGTTTACTCCAATGAAATCATCAGAGGCAAATTTGCGAGCTCTGGCTTCCTCATAGATAAATATGTATAAAGCCAAAATCACCATTGCAACAAACATATGTATAGTAACCATGTATGTTTTAAGGTTACTTTCAACCACTTTTGCACCCAGCCAACCCTGAAAACCAATTAAAAAAAGGTTAAACAGACTCCACCAAAAAACGCTGCGTTTATTACCTCTTAAAAAGGTACGGGCAAAGAAAACGGTAACAATAGCTCCCAAACCTAAAAGAACGCCAGTAAGTCGATTTACATACTCGGTCCAGGTATGATACACATTAAATTTTGCATAATCATGCTTAGTGTATTTCTCCCAATCGCTGGGATTAAACTCTTTTCCGGTTGTAAAATCTTGCTTTGCTTTATACAGTGCCTCGTTCCAAATTACGATGTACCCTTTTTTAAAGAATTTACCTTCTGAAAAGGTTAATTCATCAACTGTAGTTGGCGGAACGAAATGACCAAAACATTTAGGCCAATCGGGACACCCCATACCTGAACCCGTACTTCTTACCACTCCACCAGCAATAATAACCAGATAAGTAAGGATAAGTGTTACTAAACAAACGGATAAGAACTTTCTTTCGGAACGATTCTGCATTGTTTGGATAAAAGTTTAGGTAGCGACTCAAACTTGGCCACTACCTAAATTTTCATTATTAGTTAGTCTCAGAAGCTTTTTGCTCTTGTGAGACTGTTAAAATTTTCGGCTGATAAAACTCGTGCACAAATTGTGATTCATCACCATGATAACCAAAATCATGCGGAGTATTAGAGCTAATTGTTTCTGATAATGACACAGTTTGAGGGATGAAATCTTTTTCAGCACCTGGTTTACTGTAATCATATGGCCAACGGTAAACTGCAGGAATTTCACCTGGCCAGTT
Above is a window of Solitalea lacus DNA encoding:
- the rfbC gene encoding dTDP-4-dehydrorhamnose 3,5-epimerase, translating into MKITTTPIEGLLIIEPRIFNDNRGYFYESYNKNSFIEAGITAEFVQDNQSKSQKGALRGLHFQAPPFAQGKLVRVIQGRVLDVAVDIRKDSSTFGQSFSIELSGENQLQFWIPEGFAHGFVTLEEDTIFSYKCTNFYNKQSEGGIIWNDPDLNINWGSSDILVSEKDQILPQLKDFTSPF
- a CDS encoding nuclear transport factor 2 family protein, producing the protein MKRFYFSLLFLISFSAFAQSKEDKLDKVLKGLYASISGPAAQQRDTALIKSFFVPEARLIPVFVNKENKTARRTLSVAQYLEGLGKLTKDQGFFEKEVSRKTDIFGNMAQVFSTYESFHKLDEEKPFQRGINSLQLMFDGQQWKILNITWNAETPENPIPGRYLNN
- a CDS encoding OmpA/MotB family protein, which codes for MKRTFIVPVMMVSSVIGLTSCVALSKKDYRKLIAERDSLQNTLADCGSKGDSLQALNHKLKGDTSNLGDQLRLAQEQNELLFKDYTALRNNSSGEIKKLSADLAARERNLREVEAILKSRDEATNALQKKLSKALLGFSESGLTVSVKDGKVFVSLTDKLLFDTGSIIIDTKGKEALDELAKVLKTQPDINILVEGHTDNAKVRNLGQIKDNWDLSVLRATSVVRYLTEVQKLEPIKLEAAGRGEFIPVTMENTTEAKSKNRRIEIILSPKLDEIYKLLQVKN
- a CDS encoding DUF2461 domain-containing protein — translated: MLKQTTFDFLKELADNNNREWFMANKRRYEEAKSNVEDFVDAVLLKMAEIDPAVTGIRAKQCIMRIYRDVRFSKDKSPYKKNFGIVVSTFGKGVNGPCYYLHIEPMQCFAAGGYWMPEAEHVKAIRQEIDYNANDFKSILKEEAFQKFFKGLDEEEKLKTAPKGYPADHPEIELLKLKSYTVSSQLNEKELLSPSGLEAVVNVWAAAYPLNQFLTNAISS
- a CDS encoding DUF983 domain-containing protein, with translation MHQNCPVCGLRFEIEPGFFWGGMYVSYALNVAQSVTLGVATYVLLNDPSPWVYLSIIIGAIIFFMPFNFRYGRVLMLHFFSPVRFDESYSK
- a CDS encoding DUF420 domain-containing protein, with amino-acid sequence MSEKILFRIVAGVSVFVFVVVVLLNRKVLPAPMVDPSSILILPKLNAFINGTCSVLLMLSLYFIKQKRIAVHKRLNLTAFFLSSLFLVSYIAYHWLAPQEAKFGDLNGDGLLDASEIAQVGSMRAIYLVILISHIILAALVLPMVLLSFYWGLKMEVAKHRKITRWSYPIWLYVTVTGVVVYLMISPYYIK
- a CDS encoding cytochrome C oxidase subunit IV family protein produces the protein MSAHESTVAHEHHDEHESMSKALIWKVFFILLSVTIIEFIIALYCIPHGLISQEIGNFLYIALTIVKAAYIVAYFMHLKFEKIGLIISVVLPMVFLIYFVTLMIIEGNYLLPILK
- a CDS encoding cytochrome c oxidase subunit 3, yielding MSTVAKLEEVKAGPWSGGKSPFSVEYGKLMMWFFLLSDVFTFSALLIFYGAMRFKSHSWPDPDVVFKSVPGVHADYPLVFVGIMTFILIFSSVTMVLAVEAGHRNSKSEVTKWLFLTVLGGLTFLGCQAWEWSHLIHEGMTLHHNPFMNADGSTGAVQFGQLFFVITGFHGFHVFTGVIINIIILVNVLVGTYERRGHYLMVEKVGLYWHFVDLVWVFVFTLFYLV
- a CDS encoding cytochrome c oxidase subunit 3, with the protein product MQTSVMNTEETKLNVRPIKFVLWLIIVASIMLFAAFTSGFIVRKAEGNWTEYNLPSLFILSTVIIVASSGTMQWAYLSGKKLNFEKQKLALWLTIALGVAFLVCQWLSWQQMIANKVYFVGNPSGSFLYVISGMHGAHILVGIAVLAAPLIGVYRNIAQVKNMLRLELASIFWHFLDILWIYLYVFLLLNH
- the cyoE gene encoding heme o synthase; the protein is MLLEKSVKADISTVIAAKYADYAALVKMRLSSLVVFTAAISYLYADKGVEVMDWSKFISLIVGGFLVTGSANGFNQLLERNLDKFMRRTHDRPLPSGRMSVGEALIASLLMGIGGVLILGYHVNYLTAFFGLFSLLSYAFIYTPLKQVSRLAVFVGAIPGAMPPLLGYVASANHFGMEPGLLFAVQFIWQFTHFWAIAWLLNEDYNKAGFYLLPSLSGTTKASAYWIMASSIIQIPVSVLLYSYNFVGQIYLVAAIIMGVWALVPAYRLVKNCDTPSAKKVMLTGFLYIMVIQVMMLVDKI
- a CDS encoding COX15/CtaA family protein: MQNRSERKFLSVCLVTLILTYLVIIAGGVVRSTGSGMGCPDWPKCFGHFVPPTTVDELTFSEGKFFKKGYIVIWNEALYKAKQDFTTGKEFNPSDWEKYTKHDYAKFNVYHTWTEYVNRLTGVLLGLGAIVTVFFARTFLRGNKRSVFWWSLFNLFLIGFQGWLGAKVVESNLKTYMVTIHMFVAMVILALYIFIYEEARARKFASDDFIGVNLKRVKWLIGVLLALTIVQMLIGTQVRETIDEIAAVLNYAGREQWVNRVGFLFYSHRELAILVVVITGLLFYQIRKNTDNAVAKLIKYNLFLVFAQILTGVVLAWMALPPAFQTMHLVFGSLMFGVQFWAVLCLLRIKATASVATKV